DNA sequence from the Armigeres subalbatus isolate Guangzhou_Male chromosome 1, GZ_Asu_2, whole genome shotgun sequence genome:
CCTGCAAATCGCACAACTACAATCAAGCATTGACGAAGCAAGCAACCAGCAAAAGGCACTACAGAAGGAGCTCCAACAAGCCTTACAAAGTGGACAGAATCCTCAGCAGTCATCAGAACAGGAGCAAGGCATTCCGACTGCACAGCAGCGGCATCATTTTAACGAGCAACAACAGAAGCCGAATCTGGTGAATCAACAGCAGCGACAATTCTTGCCACGGCAATACCCACACCAATTTCAAAACCTCCcagagcaacaacaacaactacaGCAAGAACATCTAGACCCAACACACCAAGATCTAATCAACAGGGAAATATCAGTCGTTTCTCACAACCAGTGCACAAGTGGCCCTTCGAATACGCAGGGGAGAACAACATTGTGAAGTTGGGAGAGTTTCTGAACCAAGTCAACACCTACGCCGTGACGGAAGGCATGAATGACCACGATTTGCTTCGGTCGATCAAACATTTGCTGAAAGGGCGCGCTCTTCAGTGGTACACACGATCTTATCTAGACCTCACAACTTGGGAGATTTTTAAGGCGGAGATCAAGCAGGAGTTCTTGCCCCCAAACTATTCGGAGATTGTTAAACAAGATTTGTATTTGCGGTTCCAAAGTCCAAACGAACcttttacaaatttttataGAGACTTGGTGGCGGCTTTCGAAATCATAGAACCGGCAATATCAGAATCCgagctaggataggatgtgacaattcaattgtgactgccttgttgtttttcttgtcggttgctctgacgaggtggtcgccagggctgtcaaactaatttggtgagaaatcttccaaatttggtgTATCAATACTTGATATTTCCTCTTTCGTTCATgcattatttataattctcttaTCGAAGGGCTAACGCAGATAAGTTTTTACTAACGAAAACATAACATTTAGatcaaaaaaaattacaataaaatgATTAATTATGTTCACAATCGACAATTTTTTATCTTCAAAACTATTGAACACAATTTATACGATGATTGCAGTTCAATTATAATTAATTTTGTGCCAATAAACTTATGAATATGAACATTTGCGTTTGTTGCTAAATATTAATTTATGAatccagcaacacggccaaactaacaacaaacggccctacggaaaacgcgccgccgccgatcgaagtaatcgattgtcattttcacccaatcagcaaccggtacgattgtgacagaaaatcggtacgatttttaatgacgacttgtcacatcctatcctagaatCCGAGAAActctttattttaaaatctcATCTGAATTCGGATTTCTCACCAATCGCAGCAGCCTCACGATCCAATAGTGTAAGGGACCTCGTTACAGTATGCAAGGATTTTGAAGTGTCGCGATCCTATTCGACGCGCGGACGAGCTTCAACAAGCACTCGAGCGCTAGTCGCTCGTCCGGAACAAACTATATTCCAACGGCCAGTCATGAACAGGATGGATAGTGCGAATCGGCCTCTGCTGAATAGACAGCCGTTTGGAGCACCTCAGGTCAATATGATGGAACTTAATCAAGATGCGGAAGAAGAACTGGATCCAATGCCAATCCTCGATAGTATAGTGATCAGTATCCCCGCCTGTCACGCGGGAGACCGGGGTTCAATTCCTCGTCGGGGAGccatattacaataaaattatttctacaaacattaaaaataaacaCTTAACAACacattcaacaaattaaaataactgacgatctctctgtgccccgagagaGACGTCTTATATGTTTGCCCATTGCGagatatgacgaggtttcaGTAAAGGTATTTTGTCCATCAGccaaatcccgcaaatgtgttttcattgcgttatgcattttgtctacaacagccAAGTAGTTGTATTCATAGCTCTCTTTGGTGTAGAattcagatcctatttgggcaccctcTAATTAATTTGTGCCATGTGGCACCAGCTATATAAAGTCTGTGTCTGTGAATTCctctacacccgattcttttttttacacgggggatgcgttccgtgtaaaaaaaatgtgtttggttcaaaatttgaaaatccgtgtaaaaaaagttttatgatttctcgacgaatcatgcaaaatggagcaactttgcaaaaattttgtatggatttttttttacacggccgtgtaaaaaaatccgtgtaaaaacagaatcgggtgtatttataattttaattgcttATCTTCAGGCACAAACACAGAACATTCAGGAATGGAACATACACAAATccactaaaaaaaaataaagcaaataataataagataaaataaaccataacaaacgactttcgggtattcacttatatttaccatgtttgagatagccttaataaaactagacgtgaaattatgtaggttaggcgaaaaaagtgtcaaaataatagataggaatgtaggaaaaactgaaattttccacattttgatgaaacatctaacattttggcgaggcaaaacgccctaggggctgtccataaaccacgtagactctttaGGGTGGATGGGGGGTTTCGAAAAAAGCCTACGTttgtctacgaagggggacgagGGAGGTATACAAAGAGTCTACGttgactttttattttattttttatttttgaatacaATCTTTTTCTATTCTTAACTTCATCACTTTTAAAAACAATGAATAAACAATATTTGAGTGAAATGGACgcaaacgaaataacaaaagTACATATTCCAGATTGCTTCAGGACTTGTGGAAACTCATGGACTAGAAGGTACAGCAATACATGCCTAATAAAGGAACGTGTGCTGGTCCGAATATCGGCAACGGTGCTTTTGGCTTCATGCCAAAAAACGTTATTGTAGCCAGCGGCGCTATATGGATCGGCGTCACGTTTTCTAATTGCgctcatttctttgttttttttatttctccggACTTTTTATAAGacggaagaatcttttgaaattctcTAAAAATCTAATGAATTCCACTTAAGTAATGGTCTAAATCTTTTGGAAAACCTTTCGACTTTTCCATtcagaattctttggaattcccacGAGTAAATCTTGGAAATATCcacagaaaattatttggaaattgcataagaaattcttcagaattttcctagaaattgttcttcatttcaatgaaagcGAATTGGAATTCACAAGGGAAACTTTTTGGAAAACTCTTTggagttttcaaagaaaattgctAAGAATCTGCATGAAAAATTCCTCGGAATTTGCAACGGGAACTCTTAGGTTTCAGCGATTTTCTGCAAGAAATTGTCCGTaaattttttctgaatttccattggaatatTTGCTGaagtttcaacggaaattctttggaattccagtaagaaatttttggatatcCACGGGAGAGTCTTCGGAATTTCAATGACAATTTCTTCGGGATTACCAATGGAAAATCTTcgggattttcaaagaaaattgttAAAAACTTCCACGGGAAAATATTTGATTCTGTcaccgattttttttcgagttttcatGGAAAAATGTTGCAATTTCCTTTGCAGCTTTGATGGAAAATTCACCAAAATTCTCAAGacacattcaatcaaaatttccaCCTGAAATCATTTGGAAGTTCTTAAGAGCCCCACGAAAAGTTCTACTTATtcaaagtctccttaataaagaataaaaaaatgttctacTTTTTTTACGATCTATGAAATTTCAACGGTAAACTGAATAGAAAGTTTACTTAGAGTTTTTAGGAGTATCAACGGGAGTTTTAGGGTTATCAATCGAAAAAttctacgaaatttccacgaaatATTCTTTGAAATATCGACGTGTTATTCTTAAGAacttacaggggttagacaaaaaggttgagataggtaaaattatgtcgaaattcaaatcagcataactttgtgTAGCATAATCCGTCATataaaacgacaagcagaagaaaaaatgcatttttaacataccctcggaaaacccggaacatctccggtggccaaggtcCAATCTAAGGTTtgaggacagtatactagaaaagcttatgcgtccgatggtcccggtttcatcaaaatcggatcattctacgcaaagttatgctgatttgaactttgacaaaaaaaaattcctatctcaacctttctGTCTAACCTCTGTACACTTGATAACCTTCGAAATCCGCTCTGGAAACTCTTCAGACTTCCACGaatttgaaccggcgtggaAAGTTAGATCGATGCGTGTTATAATACAGCAGCGCGCTGATGCAAAAATGTCAGCGCACACCTCTAGAAGGAATTGAATCCATCGGAAAGTTTGAGATCTAGTTTCAGCAGCCggggacagaggattaaatttgattttgttttaaattgaatttgttcTGTTTTTGAAATAAGCGTTTTGTTGTAATGTTTTTATTTAGAAATTGATTCTAATAACTTAATAGCATAACTTGTAAGTATTATTTCGAAATGTACAACACATATgacattttgtatttttttggaaaagtctacgtagactttaaggggttgggggaggggtttcggaaaagtctacgaaagtctaccaggggggaggggggtttgaaaatatgaaaatttggtctacgtggtttatggacagcccctagtggaactatcctacaatgtactcgcgtctccacgcactgtccataccagaatgctgatgtgccgacgcatggtacgttgttccacgttttgcctcatgagttttccggcaacgaaatatcaccacttttttgaaatgtgaatattatcaatataattgacattttttctaatttataaatGGCATCAGCTAGATATACTGTTTAACTGTTGTATGAGGTATAagcacccatgaaaatcgttatagatAAGACACAAAAGCAGTCTAAAGtaggcatattgcccctcctacCTCGATACGAATAACTCCTGAATATTTTGGATATCCGATTTGacgaaaaattccaaaatcccattcaattgACTTCTCCAAATGAATGGAGGTGTGCGTGACTTCGCTGCATTCCTGTCAATGAGTGCTGTCTTCCTCCAAAAGTATTCGTGATATTTTTGCCGCAACAAGTttaccacccacttttactTTATATATTCTATACAGTGACGTTAGTGTGcgagagttcagtgcgtgatctctcatgtttcggacagcagaacgatcgcgtggtcggacgaattattgtgttctgcattgcgcggccggtaataaaattaatcagttcagtgcgtgatctctcttgtttcggacagcagaacgatcgcgtggtcggacgaattattgtgttctgcattgcgcggccggtaataaaattaatcagttcagtgcgtgatctctcttttTTCGAAGCggacttggtagtcatatggctactgcttctgcctcatacgcaggaggtcgtgggttcaatcccagggtccgttccattctcctactttgtatcattctctttatttctcatgttctagcaatcgctagaactggaaatggacttccattccgtttccattactattcctataccttcaacttgagtattctaacagtaatctgctagaattggaaatgaactatagagctcgtttcctacatccaattagaaattccatgagttaccttctcctatctatcacattggcagctcgttaaccaagacggaccactgcctctccaacctaacccagaaattccaataaattccgcatgaactcgtggcaagtgcagaggtatattcggcttgcagtgggcgagtgattgcatcatcatttcctcccccttccctacattgacttgcattctgatgtggcaggcgccagtatgacctaacaaatgagatcaccagtacttgtacattgaagatgtgtgctagtcccaagcaaacatctgttggttccctgtgcaagaacagctgatctggtcataatggagtagcaactacgagcagtcaatcaagctcaagctcaagctcagctCTATACAGTGACGTTAGTGTGCGAAAAACTGCGCTTGGAGAACTCAATATGAAAGACGCTTTTGCTCCGATGTGCTTATTCAAAGCCGGACTTTCGCCATGGGACGCTTTGAGAGAGCCTCTTTTCTCTTTCTATTTTGTTCCAATCGCTCGCTCTTCACCCaatcgcgcatgcgctgttGGAAGCGGTATAGATTCCTTTCGTACTCGGTAGGCACCAAACCGATGTGATTTTCTCAAgctactgacatcctattgtttagcccatcgccagatcgtagccaggatgtcccgggctatttttttcatactgcgtttcaatggtgacagcgggctatgtctattgatgatgatgacaccacgcttgtcaccggctcggtTTTTTtaccaaaccgtgcactgccaACGAAGAACGCTTTGCCTACCTATGCATCGCCGATTGCGGTGAAAGTGGTTGACCTACACATATTCCGTGTACAGTAGAAAATCGaacatttgttttcaataaaatgaaatatctgcagttattagacgtcgcaactcatttctgattagtgcgcatgatagtacatttatgcgtgcatgatgcgcactactaatgaaatatttcaaattgtcgcgactcgcgtcgcagcgcgagtgctcaatcgcgcggtccggtttggtggcggcccgacaatacaaaataatgcgtggCAAACCGTTCTCGGCTGAAAGTGCACGTGTTGGACAACATGTGGCGTGGCGGTGCGTCGTTTCGGTATCGTAGAGTACAATATAGCGCGCCCCCATCGTGGCATTTTAATAGCCTGCCTCATATCACATGCCGCCTATAAAAAAACTGTGCATATTTTAcgattatatattttattaatcGTAAAATTTGTACAAAACATATGATAAATGCTCATAATCCAAATATATATTCGGGTAAGAATGACAAGAAATCTATTGACAGTTGGAATGTTAGGGACAAAATTGCTACtggtgcagtgcacaggttgtacatgcggacgcgacgcctctgtgGTAAACTGTCACTCCAGTTTGCGATGATTGACCACAAGCCTTTGACTGACGGCGAattaccacgattgctttgattagtATTGTGATGGCTttccgttgttgttcatatcaagccGATTTACGAATACGAAGGTAGTGTCTCTACTCACTCTTATGACAAAATATCATTGCTATCTATCAGACTGTGAAACAGGGCCGCCAATTAGCTTTCTTGCTCCTCTACAGTAAAATCCCATAAGGAACTGTCAGATTATGCGTGAAAAATTTACCTTCGTAGTCGCGAATTTCGATGgtttgaaattctttcgataATGCCTTTTCATAATGAACACCAAGTACCATTTCACGGCCACTCAAACTTGTAttaaaatttggagaattcctgtcaAAATTCAGGGGATTCCAGTCTATATTTTAAATTGAGattttatagaaatttggaAATATTCGGAAAATAGATACAAATTCGGGAAAGGTCAGCCGAAACTCAAAGTATTTCAATCGGAATTgaggttccttcagaatttggaACATTTCTATAAAACCTCGGAGGATCTCTGCtggaattaaaaacaaatctgtCAAAACATAAAGAAATGCAACACAAATTCGAAAACACTCTGTAAAAATTCTAATTTCTCCtaaaattctaagaatttctgtATAAAAGTTTTATTgataattcgaagaaattaaaaaaacttctttcaaaatttgtcaaaatGAAGAATATTTcgtagaaattccaaaaattcctgtcggaaatatGAGAATTCTCGCCAAATTTCGGTGTAACTtctgtcaaaattcggacttcTGACGAATTGTGAAGAACTTCAATTAAAATTCGGAGAACtatcaaaaatcagaaaattttagtcgaaattgaattttcatagaaattctgaaaactatggtcgaactttttttttatttggagaatttctgacgaaatatggaatttttttttgtcaaacatcGGAAGATCCCTGACTCaactttatttttaataattcagAACAATTCTGTCAATCGCAATTCGCAAatcagatatttttttatgagatCGAGAAAATTTATGCCATAGAAAACAACATTCGGGAGTTTCAATCGAAAATTGTTGAGTATCTGTCAAAATTTAGACCACTTCTAAAGCATCATTGAGCGATTAAGACTAAGCTTAAAAGATTTTCATTCGCTGAATTCAGTTTCAGTCAAAATTCAAGTTATTTTTGTCAAGATTCGCAAAATCTACGATGAAATTTGGTGAAATTATGTCGAAATAAGAATTTTATTTCCCGATTTCTTTGAAAGTTCATCCGTTTTATTTTGGCGTAATCCATTCAAATTTCTTTAGatatttatcattttgtttacatCTCAAAATCCTGCTCGGGAAGTTGATTTGAATGTTTatccaaatttcttttcattttcattcactttttttagaaaaatatccattttatattcatttaaaaCAATATCCATTTCATCTGAGTTTGTTCGGAAATAAATCCGaagattttaatgaaatttggagattttttcaCAATATTCGAAAAATATTTGTTGAAATTCGGGAAAGATAAGccataaatttgaataaattcgaTCGGAACCTGGAGAATATTTATCATAATTCGCAAAGTTTCTGTAGCAAATCAGAGTAATACTATAGAATATTTAGAATACTACTATAGGATACtatagaaattcattcaaacttcttcttaaattcatccgaatttctctggaaactcATTTAATCACTTTTTTGAAACtcatccgaaagttcattcaaatttctttggaaatgcatccttggaaaatcatccgaatttACTTGGACATCCATTAAAAAAGCCATTGACCCGAATGTATCAAATGCCCGAACCAATCGTTTAGTCAAGTTAAGTTGTTTTTCGATTGGCATCATGCAAAGCGTGAATAATTACTTATTCCATCCTAATGCATCAGCGAatagagacagaatgccgccttctggaggttctggcatatcagaggtgaacagattgaaaagcagaggccgaggatactgccctggaggacgcctgcgacgatgttgtgcccATTGGAACTCTCTCCGTTGATTGAGACCCAGAATGTACTTCCCGAcagataattgttgatgattttcatcaggtagctgggaagatacCGTACCGTTGTAATTTGTACACCAGGACATCATGCCAAACATTGTCGAACGCCTTCTCGACAGCGAGTAAGGCCATGACGGAGGTTCTAGAGATAAACTTGTTTCGTCTAAgaacgttggtaactcgggtcagttgtacggcagactcaagtaaccggtgatgaatagcttggataacacTGAGAGAagactgatgggacgataacttttggggaaggaaggatccttcccaggcttacgGATGAGGATGACTTTCGCATACTTCCAGGACGATgtgaagtagctgagccggagatactgattaaagatcagcgaaaggtgctcaaagaacggagcactcatgtgtttgagctcgagattcagaatgctgtcgaagccttcatgttcttcgatgatttgatataggccgtcaattcgccagctgagatctccaactcctccgagaagtcgttgagaatcaaatggatgttgttagcatgctcgttgacggctgcttcatgtggactgacgatgttctgcccaagattgtgtgagctgtcgaagtgacgacctattccagcgaccttctctgcaggagttatcaagcgatccgtagagccattattgtctagtgggataaaaggtggaatgggccgaggcttggattttagtattttggtcattttccagaatggCTTAGCATATTCTGGGATAGTGCCGATCGATTGCTTCAGGCATTACCGGCCGCGCCTCGTAGTCGACGTTGTTATCCACGTACCTTTGGAACCGGCCCCAGTCGACTCGGTGGTAGTTTCGCCGGAACTgccgaggagcccacttccgccaccatcggatagtgatccgagctgaTCTCCTtgtagacgaccggctgcgagacgtggtcaggcttgatgtttgccattcaggtcgccggcaatgatatactggcctcgcctccgcgtaagcttgatgatgtccctccgaagggcagccgatgatccatccccggctttggcttgcgttggacagtacgccgcgatgagcgtgatTGTGCCGACAAGAATGGTCACTTTGACACCGATGGCCTAGATCATACTCAGATGGAAGCTTGGCATcaggcgacagttgatgttATATCGAagtgcgatggccacaccacctcccctggacgGCCGGTCGCAGGATGCGAATGTTCAAGATGTGGACGCTCACCTCCGGTTTAAGGTGCGTTtcagtgatgaacgccacgtcctTCTCCTAGAGGAAATCAGCCAGTTCGATGCTTTAGCTATTTAGCGAGCAAgcattccagttgaccaggccattttcaataatgaacatgccaagagtgaagacctggttgaaacgggttttgcagccgtgcggccgagtggcgagctgtgCAAAGATCGGCATTAGCTGCTCCGGAGTGTAGAGCGAAGCAGATTCTTCCAGTGGGTCAGTTTGATTCTCCGGCTGCcgacggaatccaggaggaggaagcgggggccaatCGCTGGAGGATGGAGCTGGTGGTGCTGGGGCATGAATcgatgctgctgctgcggccagtcgcttgtgcggctgcaACGCAACGGTGGAAGTGCTGGTACCGCTCGTCGGGGAGCCGTGATAGCAAGAAGGTTCACCTCGTCAAACACTGGAACACGGTTCCTCTTATGATGGGCTTTGATAGTTGCTTTCCTttggatttccaggaactccacGCGATTCGGGCAGCCCTTCGTAGTGACCCGATGTTTTTCGCTCATACTTGCCACCatctcatacttgtggacctgtaGGAACTCCACAATAGAATTGTGGTGATCTTGATTAGCAGGCATCACCTTGACTCCCTCGCTGCAAAGCCGGAACGTGCACTTGAGACCCTTAGCAATAAGCTGGTGGATTTTTGGCCGCAAATCACTTCTCCTcgcgctccggttgcacctgcggaagctgcgattgctgcttctttctcttttttaaCGGATTgtcggcgtcatcaagcggcaacaatgagaacacgttgctctgcaaaagctgcttggagagGTTACTCGCGCCTTCAAGaacagtgcgcttaggcacttttcccgcGACCGAATCGGTCAcggagtctcccatgacgggccCGGGATAAAATaaagcgaacgaacgagaaaaaaaacatttggaaaaaatgcgccaccctcagcatggtcttgctttgtagccgcgtgcttaccgcacggctaaagagggcccgctagaacatgagaaatatataaaaagatacaaagtaggagggaTGGAACGTGCCTGgcattgaacccacgacctcctgcgtatgaggtagaagcgatagccatatgaccaccaagcccgttattTTGTGTGCGTGCCTACCGTAAAGCTTTCGGACTACATTCGAACGAGGTCCCATAAGAAggcgtgcaaatatgtacgtcaccatttcctgtttacattttacatcatccactaatacacttgtATTTGGttttcttcctcaccttctatctatttTCATTGGTACGAAATActttgagaatttctttcaatttcgaaattcttccaaatttcttcgaaaattaatctaaaattttttgcaaattcatccgaatttattTAAAAGTTCATCAGAAGCTCTTCAGAATGATCCAAAgttctttgaaaatttgttcaaacAACTTTGAAAACTCAACcgtattctttcgaaaatgcttctgaatttcattgggaattcatccaaattccattggaagttcATCCAAATTTTCCTAAACATTTATCCAGAATTCTctggaaattaattcaaatttcttgagaaattcacccaattattttttacacccttaatttttttctgaaaatcaaCCAAATTTCGTTACACATACGAAATACTTTGaagattcttcaaaatttcttaggaaattcatccgaatataTCTGG
Encoded proteins:
- the LOC134219164 gene encoding LOW QUALITY PROTEIN: uncharacterized protein LOC134219164 (The sequence of the model RefSeq protein was modified relative to this genomic sequence to represent the inferred CDS: substituted 1 base at 1 genomic stop codon), producing MDILHTPLPPKLSTWMVEKDPKTPQKSFKQENGSQVTALRSRLLHYKFRLSLISETTILDEAKKSLDKICNALQQIEEFLKKEAPGSQNRKEDHEEIPSDLDTLKRLQIAQLQSSIDEASNQQKALQKELQQALQSGQNPQQSSEQEQGIPTAQQRHHFNEQQQKPNLVNQQQRQFLPRTSRPNTPRSNQQGNISRFSQPVHKWPFEYAGENNIVKLGEFLNQVNTYAVTEGMNDHDLLRSIKHLLKGRALQWYTRSYLDLTTWEIFKAEIKQEFLPPNYSEIVKQDLYLRFQSPNEPFTNFYRDLVAAFEIIEPAISESELGXDKLFILKSHLNSDFSPIAAASRSNSVRDLVTVCKDFEVSRSYSTRGRASTSTRALVARPEQTIFQRPVMNRMDSANRPLLNRQPFGAPQVNMMELNQDAEEELDPMPILDSIVISIPACHAGDRGSIPRRGAILQ